The following are from one region of the Pseudomonas lalucatii genome:
- the lptG gene encoding LPS export ABC transporter permease LptG, giving the protein MVRLDRYIGIQVFVAILAVLGIIVGLALLFAFIDELGDVEGNYSLGAAAWYVVLTLPRRVYEMLPMAALIGCLIGLGSLASSSELTVMRAAGVSIGRIVWAVMKPMLVLMLAGILIGEYLAPWSENLAQANRAMAQGGGEAQSAKRGLWHRQGQEFVHINAVQPDGVLYGVTRYRFDEQRNLLSSSFARRALYQGDHWQLESVVTTHFRGRSTEVVEVPRERWEVELNPQLLGTVVLEPEALSVTGLWRYIQYLAEQGLNNGRYWLAFWTKMLQPLVTAALVLMAISFIFGPLRSVTLGQRVFTGVLVGFVFSIAQDLLGPSSLVFGFSPLLAVLAPAGVCALAGLGLLRRAG; this is encoded by the coding sequence GTGGTTAGGCTGGATAGGTACATCGGCATTCAGGTGTTCGTCGCGATTCTCGCGGTGCTGGGGATCATCGTCGGGCTGGCCCTGCTGTTCGCCTTCATCGATGAGCTGGGCGATGTCGAGGGCAATTACAGCCTGGGCGCGGCCGCCTGGTATGTCGTGCTGACCCTGCCGCGGCGGGTGTACGAGATGCTGCCGATGGCGGCCCTGATCGGCTGCCTGATCGGCCTGGGCAGTCTGGCCAGCAGCAGCGAGCTGACCGTGATGCGCGCCGCCGGCGTGTCGATCGGGCGGATCGTCTGGGCGGTGATGAAGCCGATGCTGGTGCTGATGCTGGCCGGCATCCTGATCGGCGAGTACCTGGCGCCCTGGAGCGAGAACCTGGCCCAGGCCAATCGCGCCATGGCCCAGGGCGGCGGCGAGGCGCAGAGCGCCAAGCGCGGTCTGTGGCATCGCCAGGGCCAGGAGTTCGTGCATATCAACGCGGTGCAGCCCGATGGTGTGCTGTATGGCGTGACCCGCTACCGATTCGATGAGCAGCGAAACCTGCTGTCGTCCAGCTTCGCCCGGCGCGCGTTGTATCAGGGCGATCACTGGCAGCTGGAAAGCGTCGTCACCACGCATTTCCGCGGACGCAGCACGGAAGTGGTCGAGGTGCCGCGCGAGCGCTGGGAGGTCGAGCTCAATCCGCAGCTGCTCGGCACCGTGGTGCTGGAGCCCGAGGCGTTGTCGGTGACCGGGTTGTGGCGCTACATCCAGTATCTGGCCGAGCAGGGCCTGAACAACGGCCGCTACTGGCTGGCGTTCTGGACCAAGATGCTGCAGCCGCTGGTGACGGCCGCCCTGGTGCTGATGGCGATCTCCTTCATCTTCGGTCCGCTGCGTTCGGTGACCCTGGGGCAGCGGGTGTTCACCGGGGTGCTGGTCGGCTTCGTGTTCAGCATCGCCCAGGATCTGCTGGGGCCGTCGAGCCTGGTGTTCGGCTTCTCGCCGCTGCTGGCCGTGCTGGCGCCGGCGGGCGTCTGTGCCCTGGCCGGCCTTGGGTTGCTGCGGCGAGCCGGGTAG
- the suhB gene encoding inositol-phosphate phosphatase, with protein MQPMLNIALRAARSAGEMIFRSIERLDVISVDEKDAKDYVTEIDRSAEQLIIQALRKAYPNHGFLGEEGAAIEGSGEGADYQWIIDPLDGTTNFIRGVPHFAVSVACKYRGRLEHAVIIDPVRQEEFTASRGRGAALNGRRLRVSTRKSLDGALLGTGFPFRDSQLDNLENYLGMFRSLVGQTAGVRRAGAASLDLAYVAAGRFDAFWEFGLSEWDMAAGALLIQEAGGLVSDFSGGHEFLEKGQIVAGNTKCFKAVLTAIQPHLSASLKR; from the coding sequence ATGCAGCCCATGCTGAATATCGCGCTGCGCGCAGCCCGTAGCGCCGGTGAAATGATCTTCCGCTCGATCGAACGCTTGGACGTCATCTCGGTCGACGAGAAGGATGCCAAAGATTACGTGACGGAGATCGACCGCTCCGCCGAGCAGTTGATCATCCAGGCGCTGCGCAAGGCCTACCCGAACCACGGCTTCCTCGGCGAAGAAGGCGCCGCGATCGAAGGCAGCGGCGAGGGCGCCGACTACCAGTGGATCATCGACCCGCTGGACGGCACCACCAACTTCATCCGCGGCGTCCCCCACTTCGCCGTCAGCGTGGCCTGCAAGTACCGTGGCCGCCTGGAGCACGCGGTGATCATCGATCCGGTGCGCCAGGAGGAGTTCACCGCCAGCCGCGGCCGCGGCGCCGCCCTCAACGGCCGCCGCCTGCGCGTCAGCACGCGCAAGAGCCTGGACGGCGCCCTGCTCGGCACCGGCTTCCCGTTCCGCGACAGCCAACTGGACAACCTGGAAAACTACCTCGGGATGTTCCGCAGCCTGGTCGGCCAGACCGCCGGCGTACGCCGCGCGGGTGCCGCCAGCCTGGACCTGGCCTACGTCGCCGCCGGGCGCTTCGACGCCTTCTGGGAATTCGGCCTGTCGGAGTGGGACATGGCGGCCGGCGCCCTGCTGATCCAGGAAGCAGGCGGCCTGGTCAGCGACTTCAGCGGCGGCCATGAATTCCTCGAGAAGGGCCAGATCGTCGCCGGCAACACCAAGTGCTTCAAGGCCGTGCTGACCGCCATCCAGCCGCACCTGTCGGCGAGCCTGAAACGCTAA
- a CDS encoding glycine zipper 2TM domain-containing protein, whose translation MNKSMLVGVVLGAVGVTAGGAVATYKLVSAPEYAEVLAVQPVKETIKTPRQECREVAVTRQKPVQDQHRIAGTAIGAVVGGLLGNQVGGGTGKKIATVAGAVGGGYAGNKVQENMQAGDTYTTTETRCSTVTDTSEKLVGYDVKYQLDGKVGQVRMDHDPGRQIPLDDDGQLVLTQSVQ comes from the coding sequence ATGAACAAGTCGATGCTCGTGGGTGTGGTGTTGGGTGCCGTGGGGGTCACTGCCGGCGGTGCGGTGGCGACCTACAAGCTGGTCAGTGCGCCGGAGTACGCGGAGGTGCTGGCCGTGCAGCCGGTCAAGGAGACCATCAAGACGCCGCGTCAGGAATGCCGCGAGGTGGCCGTGACCCGGCAGAAGCCGGTGCAGGATCAGCATCGCATCGCCGGCACGGCCATCGGGGCGGTGGTCGGTGGCTTGCTCGGCAATCAGGTGGGTGGCGGCACCGGCAAGAAGATCGCGACCGTCGCCGGTGCGGTCGGTGGCGGCTATGCCGGCAACAAGGTGCAGGAGAACATGCAGGCCGGTGATACCTATACCACCACCGAGACGCGCTGCAGCACGGTGACCGATACCAGCGAGAAGCTGGTCGGCTACGACGTGAAGTACCAGCTCGACGGCAAGGTCGGGCAGGTGCGCATGGATCATGATCCGGGTCGGCAGATTCCGCTCGACGATGATGGCCAGTTGGTGCTGACGCAGTCCGTGCAGTGA
- a CDS encoding RDD family protein yields MPKHLLRPHGDFPAAGLSRRLAALFYDFLLCIALLIVVTFIYKLALMGFYGEAQLKRLSDAGALDGDPLLSTLLLLSLFGFFAKFWTHNGQTLGMQVWGLRIQNPDGSAIDLWQALLRFLVAIASWLCLGLGFLWVLWDKEKRSWHDIYSASRTVQLPKNIHKK; encoded by the coding sequence ATGCCGAAACACCTGCTGCGCCCGCACGGTGACTTCCCCGCCGCCGGCCTGAGCCGCCGCCTCGCGGCACTGTTCTACGATTTCCTGCTGTGCATCGCCCTGCTCATAGTCGTGACCTTCATCTACAAGCTGGCGCTCATGGGCTTCTATGGCGAAGCGCAGCTCAAGCGGCTGTCCGACGCCGGCGCCCTGGACGGCGACCCCCTGCTGTCGACCCTGCTGCTGCTGAGCCTGTTCGGCTTCTTCGCCAAGTTCTGGACCCACAACGGCCAGACCCTGGGCATGCAGGTCTGGGGCCTCCGCATCCAGAATCCGGACGGCAGCGCCATCGACCTGTGGCAGGCACTGCTGCGCTTCCTGGTCGCCATCGCCTCCTGGCTGTGCCTCGGCCTGGGTTTCCTGTGGGTCCTCTGGGACAAGGAAAAACGCAGCTGGCATGACATCTATTCCGCCAGCCGTACCGTGCAGCTGCCGAAGAACATCCACAAGAAGTAG
- a CDS encoding cold-shock protein: protein MSNRQNGTVKWFNDEKGFGFITPESGPDLFVHFRAIEGNGFKSLKEGQKVSFVAVQGQKGMQADQVQVLG from the coding sequence ATGTCGAATCGTCAGAACGGTACCGTCAAGTGGTTTAACGACGAGAAAGGTTTTGGTTTTATCACTCCCGAAAGCGGTCCGGATCTGTTCGTGCACTTCCGCGCGATCGAAGGCAACGGCTTCAAGAGCCTGAAAGAAGGCCAGAAAGTCAGCTTCGTAGCTGTGCAAGGTCAAAAAGGCATGCAGGCTGACCAGGTTCAAGTCCTGGGCTAA
- the lptF gene encoding LPS export ABC transporter permease LptF, whose protein sequence is MIVFRYLSREVLVTLSAVSAVLLVIIMSGRFIKYLAQAAQGLLDPGVLFLIMGFRLPGFLQLILPLGLFLGILLAYGRLYLDSEMTVLSATGMSQQRLLVYSLAPALLVALLVAWLSLGLAPQGVAGQMRILNEQDALTEFDTLVPGRFQAMKDGSRVTYTQELSEDRGQLGGIFISEKRFSRDGGKERGITVLVAESGRQELQADGSRYLILENGYRYDGNPGQADYRAIQYDTYGVLLPKPSVSGEVSEREAVPTRELIGSDNARLQSELQWRLSIPLLVFVVTLLAVPLSRVNPRQGRFLKLLPAVLLYMAYLALLIAARGALDKGKIPLELGLWWVHGVFVAIGLGLLYWEPLRLKWASRRAAREVARG, encoded by the coding sequence TTGATTGTCTTCCGTTATCTGTCCCGTGAGGTCCTGGTCACCCTGAGTGCGGTGAGCGCCGTGCTGCTGGTGATCATCATGAGTGGCCGCTTCATCAAGTACCTGGCGCAGGCCGCACAGGGCCTGCTGGACCCGGGGGTGCTGTTCCTGATCATGGGCTTTCGCCTGCCGGGGTTCCTCCAGTTGATCCTGCCCCTGGGCCTGTTCCTCGGCATCCTGCTGGCCTACGGGCGGCTCTACCTGGACAGCGAGATGACCGTGCTGTCGGCCACCGGCATGAGTCAGCAGCGCCTGCTGGTCTACAGCCTGGCGCCGGCACTGCTGGTGGCGCTGCTGGTGGCCTGGCTGAGCCTGGGGCTGGCGCCGCAGGGCGTGGCGGGGCAGATGCGCATCCTCAACGAGCAGGACGCCCTGACCGAGTTCGACACCCTGGTGCCGGGACGCTTTCAGGCCATGAAGGACGGCTCACGGGTGACCTACACCCAGGAACTGTCGGAGGACCGCGGCCAGCTGGGCGGCATCTTCATTTCCGAGAAGCGCTTCTCCCGCGACGGCGGCAAGGAGCGCGGCATCACCGTGCTGGTGGCCGAAAGCGGGCGCCAGGAGCTGCAGGCCGACGGCAGCCGCTACCTGATCCTGGAGAACGGCTATCGCTACGACGGCAATCCCGGCCAGGCGGACTACCGGGCGATCCAGTACGACACCTACGGCGTGCTGCTGCCCAAGCCCTCGGTCAGCGGCGAGGTCAGCGAGCGCGAGGCGGTGCCGACCCGGGAGCTGATCGGCAGCGACAATGCGCGGCTGCAGTCCGAGCTGCAGTGGCGCCTGTCCATCCCCTTGCTGGTGTTCGTCGTCACCCTGCTGGCCGTGCCGCTGTCCCGGGTCAACCCGCGCCAGGGGCGATTCCTCAAGCTGTTGCCGGCGGTCTTGCTGTACATGGCCTACCTGGCGTTGCTGATCGCCGCGCGCGGCGCCCTGGATAAGGGGAAGATTCCCCTGGAGCTGGGGTTGTGGTGGGTGCATGGGGTGTTCGTGGCGATAGGTCTCGGGCTGCTCTATTGGGAGCCGCTGCGGCTGAAGTGGGCGAGTCGTCGTGCTGCGCGGGAGGTGGCTCGTGGTTAG
- the tgt gene encoding tRNA guanosine(34) transglycosylase Tgt: MSFELLATDGKARRGRLSFPRGVVETPAFMPVGTYGTVKGMLPRDIEAIGAQIILGNTFHLWLRPGTEVIKRHGDLHDFMQWQGPILTDSGGFQVFSLGAMRKIKEEGVYFASPVDGSKVFMGPEESMQVQRDLGSDIVMIFDECTPYPAEFDVAKRSMELSLRWAKRSKEAHGDSTAALFGIVQGGMHEELRRRSLEGLSEIGFDGLAIGGLSVGEPKEEMIRVLDYLPEQLPADKPRYLMGVGKPEDLVEGVRRGVDMFDCVMPTRNARNGHLFVETGVLKIRNAVHKHDDSPLDPACDCYTCRHFSRSYLHHLDKCGEMLGSMLNTVHNLRHYQRLMAGLREAIQQGTLAAFVDAFYARRGLPTPPLA, translated from the coding sequence ATGTCTTTCGAGTTGTTGGCGACCGATGGCAAGGCGCGCCGGGGGCGCCTGAGCTTTCCCCGTGGCGTGGTCGAGACGCCGGCGTTCATGCCGGTGGGCACCTACGGCACGGTCAAGGGCATGCTGCCGCGGGATATCGAGGCCATAGGCGCGCAGATCATCCTCGGCAACACCTTTCACCTGTGGCTGCGCCCGGGCACCGAGGTGATCAAGCGGCATGGCGACCTGCACGATTTCATGCAGTGGCAGGGGCCGATCCTCACCGATTCCGGCGGTTTCCAGGTGTTCAGCCTGGGCGCCATGCGCAAGATCAAGGAGGAGGGTGTGTATTTCGCCTCGCCGGTGGATGGCTCCAAGGTGTTCATGGGGCCGGAGGAGTCGATGCAGGTGCAGCGCGACCTCGGTTCGGACATCGTGATGATCTTCGACGAGTGCACGCCCTATCCGGCCGAGTTCGATGTGGCCAAGCGCTCCATGGAGCTGTCGTTGCGCTGGGCCAAGCGCTCCAAGGAGGCGCACGGCGACAGCACGGCGGCGCTGTTCGGCATCGTCCAGGGCGGCATGCATGAAGAGCTGCGCCGGCGCTCGCTGGAGGGCTTGAGCGAGATCGGCTTCGACGGCCTGGCGATCGGCGGCCTGTCGGTCGGCGAGCCGAAGGAGGAGATGATCCGGGTGCTGGACTACCTGCCGGAGCAGTTGCCGGCGGACAAGCCGCGCTACCTGATGGGCGTCGGCAAGCCGGAGGACCTGGTCGAGGGCGTGCGCCGTGGCGTGGACATGTTCGACTGCGTGATGCCGACCCGCAATGCGCGCAACGGCCACCTGTTCGTCGAGACCGGGGTGCTGAAGATCCGCAATGCGGTGCACAAGCACGACGACTCGCCGCTGGACCCTGCCTGCGACTGCTACACCTGCCGGCACTTTTCCCGCTCCTATCTGCATCATCTGGATAAGTGCGGCGAAATGCTGGGAAGCATGCTCAATACCGTGCACAACTTGCGCCATTACCAGCGTCTCATGGCTGGTTTGCGCGAGGCAATTCAACAGGGTACATTGGCCGCCTTTGTCGATGCGTTCTATGCTCGGCGCGGCCTGCCAACGCCGCCTCTCGCCTGA
- the secF gene encoding protein translocase subunit SecF — translation MNRTINFMGVRNLAFALTLVLTLLSLGSLFIKGLNLGLDFTGGTQIELGYEQPADLGKVRAQLAGAGFADAVVQSFGATTDVVVRMQGDDPDLGNKVATALRQSGDALEVKKVEFVGPQVGEELRDQGGLGMLLALGGIMLYLAFRFQWKFSLGAIVSLVHDVIVTLGILSFFQITFDLTVLAALLAIIGYSLNDTIVVFDRVRENFRVLRKTSLVDNINISTTQTLLRTLATSISTLLAVGALLLFAGDNLFGFAIALFVGVLVGTYSSVYIANVVLIWLDLAVEDLIPPVVTEEVDERP, via the coding sequence ATGAATCGTACGATCAACTTCATGGGCGTGCGCAATCTCGCGTTCGCCCTCACGCTGGTGCTGACGCTCCTGTCGTTGGGCAGCCTGTTTATCAAGGGCCTGAACCTGGGGCTGGACTTCACCGGCGGCACCCAGATCGAGCTGGGCTACGAGCAGCCGGCCGATCTCGGCAAGGTGCGCGCGCAACTGGCCGGTGCCGGGTTCGCCGATGCGGTGGTGCAGAGCTTCGGTGCCACCACCGATGTGGTGGTGCGCATGCAGGGCGACGACCCCGACCTGGGCAATAAGGTGGCCACGGCCTTGCGCCAGTCCGGCGATGCGCTGGAGGTAAAGAAGGTCGAGTTCGTCGGTCCGCAGGTGGGCGAGGAGCTGCGTGATCAGGGCGGCCTCGGCATGCTCCTGGCGCTCGGCGGGATCATGCTGTACCTGGCCTTCCGCTTCCAGTGGAAGTTCTCCCTGGGCGCCATCGTCTCCCTGGTGCATGACGTCATCGTCACCCTGGGCATCCTGTCGTTCTTCCAGATCACCTTCGACCTGACGGTGTTGGCGGCCCTGCTGGCGATCATCGGCTACTCGCTGAACGACACCATCGTGGTGTTCGACCGGGTGCGCGAGAACTTCCGCGTGCTGCGCAAGACCAGCCTGGTCGACAACATCAACATCTCCACCACCCAGACCCTGCTGCGTACCTTGGCGACCTCGATCTCCACCTTGCTGGCCGTCGGCGCGCTGCTGCTGTTCGCCGGCGACAACCTGTTCGGTTTCGCCATTGCGCTGTTCGTCGGAGTGCTGGTCGGTACCTACTCGTCGGTCTATATCGCCAACGTGGTGCTGATATGGCTCGACCTGGCGGTCGAGGACCTGATCCCGCCGGTGGTGACCGAAGAGGTCGACGAGCGTCCCTGA
- the secD gene encoding protein translocase subunit SecD: MLNKFPLWKYLLIVAVLAIGFIYSAPNLYPDDPAIQISGNSTAMRVEQADLERAGRALREAGIEVKAMSLAEQGRGGLLRLASQEDQLPAKDVVRRVLGGDFVVALNLAQTTPDWLRNLGAGPMKLGLDLSGGVHFLLEVDMDKALDARRKVYEGEVKSLLRKERVRYRSLPEAAGAIQLGFADEATLEQAQRLIRKDFTDFELTAVERNEMQVLRLTLTPAKLAEIREYSIKQNLTTVRNRVNELGVAEPLVQRQGANRIVVELPGVQDTAEAKRILGKTANLEFRLQAELDASRASTETFEFREEGRPPVQLERELIITGDQVTDAQASFDENGRPQVNIRLDGHGGDLMNRATRNNVGRSMAVIFIEQKPVTRYARQVVDGVEQEVAIPGFVEEKKIISLATIQSPLGSQFRITGLDGQGESSELALLLRAGGLAAPMYFAEERTIGPSLGADNIAKGVDASLWGMLFVSLFIVAIYRYFGVLATLALGLNMVLLLALMSLLSATLTLPGIAGIVLTMGMAVDANVLIFSRIREEIANGMSIQRAVHEGFDRAFTAIVDANLTTLLVGGILFAMGTGPVKGFAVTLSLGILTSMFTAILVTRALVNLSVGGRDFKKLWI, encoded by the coding sequence ATGCTCAATAAGTTTCCTCTGTGGAAGTACCTGCTGATCGTGGCTGTGCTGGCGATCGGCTTCATTTATTCGGCACCCAACCTCTACCCGGACGATCCGGCGATCCAGATCAGCGGCAACAGCACGGCGATGCGCGTCGAGCAGGCCGACCTGGAGCGTGCCGGCCGTGCGCTGCGTGAGGCGGGCATCGAGGTCAAGGCAATGAGCCTGGCCGAGCAGGGCCGCGGCGGCTTGCTGCGTCTGGCCAGCCAGGAAGATCAGCTGCCGGCCAAGGACGTGGTGCGTCGGGTCCTGGGTGGCGACTTCGTGGTCGCCCTGAACCTGGCGCAGACCACCCCGGACTGGCTGCGCAACCTGGGCGCCGGGCCGATGAAGCTGGGTCTGGACCTGTCCGGTGGTGTGCACTTCCTGCTGGAAGTGGACATGGACAAGGCCCTGGATGCCCGGCGCAAGGTCTATGAGGGCGAGGTCAAGAGCCTGCTGCGCAAGGAGCGGGTACGCTACCGCAGCCTGCCCGAGGCCGCCGGCGCCATTCAGCTGGGCTTCGCCGACGAGGCGACGCTGGAGCAGGCGCAGCGCCTGATCCGCAAAGATTTCACCGATTTCGAGCTGACCGCCGTCGAGCGTAACGAGATGCAGGTGCTGCGCCTGACTCTGACTCCGGCCAAGCTCGCCGAGATTCGCGAGTATTCGATCAAGCAGAACCTGACCACGGTGCGCAACCGGGTCAACGAACTCGGCGTGGCCGAGCCGCTGGTCCAGCGCCAGGGCGCCAACCGCATCGTGGTGGAACTGCCGGGCGTGCAGGATACCGCCGAGGCCAAGCGCATTCTCGGCAAGACCGCCAACCTCGAGTTCCGCCTGCAGGCCGAGTTGGATGCGTCGCGAGCCTCCACCGAGACCTTCGAGTTTCGCGAAGAGGGCCGGCCGCCGGTACAGCTCGAGCGCGAGCTGATCATTACCGGTGACCAGGTCACCGATGCTCAGGCCAGCTTCGACGAGAACGGCCGGCCGCAGGTGAATATCCGCCTGGATGGCCACGGCGGCGACCTGATGAACCGGGCCACGCGTAACAATGTCGGCCGCAGCATGGCGGTGATCTTCATCGAACAGAAGCCGGTGACCCGCTACGCACGCCAGGTGGTCGATGGCGTCGAGCAGGAAGTGGCGATCCCCGGCTTCGTCGAGGAGAAGAAGATCATCAGCCTGGCGACCATCCAGTCGCCGCTCGGCAGCCAGTTCCGCATCACCGGCCTGGACGGCCAGGGCGAGTCTTCCGAGCTGGCCCTGCTGCTGCGTGCCGGTGGCCTGGCGGCGCCGATGTACTTCGCCGAAGAGCGCACCATCGGTCCGAGCCTGGGGGCCGACAACATCGCCAAGGGCGTCGATGCGTCGCTGTGGGGCATGCTGTTCGTCTCGCTGTTCATCGTCGCCATCTACCGCTACTTCGGCGTGCTGGCGACCCTGGCGCTGGGTTTGAACATGGTCCTGCTGCTGGCGTTGATGTCGCTGCTCAGCGCCACCCTGACCCTGCCGGGCATCGCCGGCATCGTCCTGACCATGGGCATGGCGGTGGATGCCAACGTGCTGATCTTCTCGCGCATTCGCGAGGAGATCGCCAACGGCATGTCGATTCAGCGGGCCGTGCACGAAGGCTTCGATCGCGCCTTCACGGCCATCGTCGATGCCAACCTGACCACCTTGCTGGTCGGCGGCATTCTCTTCGCCATGGGCACCGGTCCGGTCAAGGGCTTCGCCGTGACCCTGTCGCTGGGGATCCTGACCTCGATGTTCACCGCCATTCTGGTGACGCGCGCCTTGGTCAACCTGAGTGTCGGTGGGCGTGACTTCAAGAAGCTGTGGATCTAA
- the trmJ gene encoding tRNA (cytosine(32)/uridine(32)-2'-O)-methyltransferase TrmJ gives MLQNIRVVLVNTSHPGNIGGAARAMKNMGLSRLVLVDPVDFPSGDAVARASGATDILDAAQVVGTLEEALVGCSLVLGTSARDRRIPWPLLDPRECGVASCEQAAQGGEVALVFGREYAGLTNEELQRCQFHVHIPSDPQFSSLNLAAAVQVLAYEVRMAWLAAQDRPTKVAKQETTAMLDMQPVTADELESFYAHLELSLVEIGFLDPAKPRHLMSRLRRLYGRSGISKLEMNILRGILTETVKAARGEHHRQGKSDV, from the coding sequence TTGCTGCAGAATATTCGCGTGGTTTTGGTCAACACCAGTCATCCGGGCAATATCGGCGGTGCGGCGCGTGCCATGAAGAACATGGGGCTGTCGCGCCTGGTGCTGGTCGATCCGGTCGATTTTCCCAGTGGCGACGCGGTGGCGCGGGCCTCCGGCGCCACGGATATTCTCGACGCCGCCCAGGTGGTCGGCACGCTGGAGGAGGCGCTGGTCGGCTGCAGCCTGGTGCTGGGTACCAGTGCGCGGGATCGGCGCATCCCCTGGCCGCTGCTCGACCCGCGCGAGTGCGGGGTGGCGAGCTGCGAGCAGGCCGCGCAGGGCGGCGAGGTGGCGCTGGTGTTCGGGCGCGAATACGCCGGCCTGACCAATGAAGAGCTGCAGCGCTGTCAGTTTCATGTGCATATTCCGTCCGACCCGCAGTTCAGCTCGCTGAATCTGGCGGCGGCGGTGCAGGTGCTGGCCTACGAGGTGCGCATGGCCTGGCTGGCGGCCCAGGATCGGCCGACCAAGGTGGCCAAGCAGGAGACCACCGCCATGCTGGACATGCAGCCGGTGACGGCGGACGAGCTGGAGTCCTTCTATGCGCACCTGGAGTTGTCCTTGGTGGAGATCGGCTTTCTCGATCCGGCCAAGCCGCGGCACCTGATGAGTCGTCTGCGTCGGTTATATGGGCGCAGTGGCATCAGCAAGCTGGAAATGAATATCTTGCGCGGCATTCTGACGGAGACCGTCAAGGCTGCGCGTGGTGAGCACCATAGGCAGGGGAAATCTGATGTTTGA
- the queA gene encoding tRNA preQ1(34) S-adenosylmethionine ribosyltransferase-isomerase QueA, which produces MRVADFHFELPDSLIARYPLAERRASRLLVLDGPSGQLAHRQFGDLLTYLRPGDLMVFNDTRVIPARLFGQKASGGRLEVLVERVLDSHRVLAHVRSSKSPKPGSTILLDGGGEAQMLARHDALFELRFAEEVLPLLERIGHMPLPPYIDRPDESADRERYQTVYAARAGAVAAPTAGLHFDQAMLAAIAEKGIETAFVTLHVGAGTFQPVRVERIEDHHMHSEWLEVGQAVVDAVAACRARGGRVIAVGTTSVRSLESAARDGVLKAFSGDTDIFIYPGRPLHVVDALVTNFHLPESTLLMLVSAFAGYPETMAAYKSAVAEGYRFFSYGDAMFVTRNPAPRGPEETV; this is translated from the coding sequence ATGCGCGTCGCCGACTTCCACTTCGAGCTGCCCGATTCCCTGATTGCCCGTTACCCCCTGGCCGAGCGCCGGGCCAGTCGCCTGCTGGTGCTCGATGGGCCGAGCGGGCAGCTCGCCCATCGCCAGTTCGGCGATCTGCTGACGTATCTGCGTCCGGGCGATCTGATGGTGTTCAACGACACCCGGGTGATTCCGGCGCGCCTGTTCGGCCAGAAGGCCAGCGGCGGCCGGCTGGAAGTGCTGGTCGAGCGCGTGCTGGACAGTCATCGGGTGCTGGCCCATGTGCGTTCGAGCAAGTCGCCCAAGCCGGGCTCGACCATCCTGCTCGACGGTGGCGGCGAGGCGCAGATGCTGGCGCGCCATGATGCGCTGTTCGAGTTGCGCTTCGCCGAAGAGGTGCTGCCGCTGCTCGAGCGCATCGGCCACATGCCGCTGCCGCCCTATATCGACCGCCCCGACGAGAGCGCCGACCGCGAGCGTTACCAGACCGTCTATGCCGCCCGTGCCGGCGCGGTGGCGGCGCCGACTGCGGGCCTGCACTTCGATCAGGCCATGCTCGCGGCGATCGCCGAGAAAGGCATCGAGACGGCCTTCGTGACCCTGCATGTGGGGGCCGGCACTTTCCAGCCGGTGCGGGTCGAGCGCATCGAGGACCACCACATGCACAGCGAGTGGCTGGAGGTCGGCCAGGCGGTGGTGGATGCCGTGGCGGCCTGTCGCGCCCGCGGCGGGCGGGTGATAGCGGTCGGCACCACCAGCGTGCGCTCGCTGGAGAGTGCGGCGCGCGACGGTGTGCTCAAGGCTTTCAGTGGCGACACCGACATCTTTATCTACCCGGGGCGGCCGCTGCATGTGGTCGATGCCCTGGTCACCAACTTCCACCTGCCGGAGTCGACCCTGCTGATGCTGGTGTCGGCCTTCGCCGGCTATCCGGAAACCATGGCGGCCTATAAAAGCGCGGTCGCCGAGGGTTATCGCTTCTTTAGTTACGGTGACGCCATGTTCGTCACCCGCAATCCCGCGCCGCGCGGGCCCGAGGAAACAGTATGA
- the yajC gene encoding preprotein translocase subunit YajC encodes MSFLIPAAYAEAAAPAAGPAGTGFEWVFLVGFLVIFYLMIWRPQAKRAKEHKNLIGNLQKGDEVVTSGGIAGKVTKVSDDFVVIEASDTVELKIQKVAIAATLPKGTLKAI; translated from the coding sequence ATGAGCTTTTTGATTCCCGCTGCATACGCCGAAGCGGCTGCCCCGGCCGCCGGTCCTGCCGGCACCGGTTTCGAGTGGGTGTTCCTGGTCGGTTTCCTGGTCATCTTCTACCTGATGATCTGGCGTCCTCAGGCCAAGCGGGCCAAGGAGCACAAGAACCTGATCGGCAACCTGCAGAAGGGTGACGAGGTGGTGACCAGCGGCGGCATCGCCGGCAAGGTCACCAAGGTCAGCGACGACTTCGTGGTCATCGAGGCGTCCGACACCGTCGAGCTGAAGATCCAGAAGGTGGCCATCGCCGCGACCCTGCCCAAGGGCACGCTGAAAGCCATCTGA